One region of Cyanobium sp. M30B3 genomic DNA includes:
- a CDS encoding DUF4912 domain-containing protein, which yields MGSTAANSLLSLAGRTMAQLRELARNTPLAGVYSRLSRSQLIDALQQVLPEQSPAVEDQAPVAVVASATDGGSEVTFLPRDPQWAYVFWELGSADQQRAAAAGASQLCLRVSDVTGLQAGASHPHALQEVEVDAHSSEWYLALPLSDRDYRVELGYRLPSGGWLHLAFSSVARMPASGPSDVVADLFVPFSLDVLPQVLATMAPTQGGSGVEHERMYRQAIAASPRRLRLGSEVWHEQGEADQLGDLALGSASGAGLWASGRSESGRGLAQPRSFWLVADAELIVYGATEPSASLFIGDQQVPLNSDGTFRVQVPFRDGQQEYPIRAVAADGEQERSIRLEFQRSTPEARVNSKQEALLEWF from the coding sequence ATGGGTTCAACCGCCGCCAATTCCCTGCTGTCCCTGGCCGGCCGCACCATGGCCCAGTTGCGCGAGTTGGCCCGCAACACGCCGCTCGCCGGCGTCTACAGCCGCCTCAGCCGCTCGCAGTTGATCGATGCCCTGCAACAGGTGCTCCCCGAACAGAGTCCAGCCGTTGAGGATCAGGCACCTGTGGCTGTGGTTGCAAGCGCTACAGATGGTGGCAGCGAGGTGACGTTTCTGCCCCGGGATCCCCAGTGGGCCTATGTGTTCTGGGAGCTGGGCAGCGCCGATCAGCAGCGCGCCGCCGCCGCCGGTGCCAGTCAGCTCTGCCTGCGGGTGAGTGATGTGACCGGGCTGCAAGCCGGCGCCAGCCATCCCCACGCCCTCCAGGAAGTGGAGGTCGATGCCCACAGCAGCGAGTGGTATCTGGCCCTGCCGCTGAGCGATCGCGACTACCGCGTGGAACTGGGCTATCGCCTGCCCTCCGGTGGCTGGCTGCATCTGGCCTTCTCCTCGGTGGCGCGGATGCCGGCCAGCGGCCCGAGCGACGTGGTGGCCGATCTGTTCGTGCCCTTCTCCCTCGACGTGCTGCCCCAGGTGCTGGCCACCATGGCGCCAACCCAGGGCGGTAGCGGTGTGGAGCACGAGCGGATGTACCGCCAGGCCATCGCGGCCAGTCCGCGCCGCCTGCGCCTGGGTTCGGAGGTGTGGCACGAGCAGGGGGAGGCGGATCAGCTGGGGGATCTGGCGCTGGGTTCGGCGTCCGGGGCGGGGCTGTGGGCCAGTGGCCGCAGCGAATCGGGCCGTGGCCTGGCCCAGCCCCGCTCCTTCTGGCTGGTGGCCGATGCCGAACTGATCGTGTACGGGGCCACCGAGCCCAGTGCCAGCCTGTTCATCGGTGATCAGCAGGTGCCGCTGAACAGCGATGGCACCTTCCGGGTGCAGGTGCCCTTCCGCGACGGCCAGCAGGAGTACCCGATCCGGGCGGTGGCCGCCGATGGGGAGCAGGAGCGTTCGATCCGGCTGGAGTTCCAGCGCAGCACGCCTGAGGCGCGGGTGAACAGCAAACAAGAGGCGCTGCTGGAGTGGTTCTGA
- a CDS encoding molecular chaperone DnaJ, with the protein MVTSSPQPAEPRQQAGSGQKGFGGGKAARASKRKTSSTKRSQKLSKDDWAPMGKHPDLDAVLARQRLHLPRSGRLTEAEVNQAWKRCAAEHHPDRGGEHHTMQLVNGARDLLLGRSLS; encoded by the coding sequence CTGGTCACCAGCAGCCCCCAGCCAGCAGAGCCTCGCCAGCAGGCGGGCAGTGGGCAAAAGGGCTTTGGCGGGGGCAAAGCGGCCAGAGCCAGCAAGCGCAAGACCAGCAGCACCAAGCGCAGCCAGAAGCTGAGCAAGGACGACTGGGCACCGATGGGCAAGCACCCCGACCTCGATGCGGTCCTCGCTCGCCAGCGACTGCATCTGCCGCGGTCCGGCCGGCTGACAGAAGCCGAGGTCAACCAGGCCTGGAAACGTTGCGCCGCTGAACACCATCCCGACCGCGGCGGTGAACATCACACCATGCAACTGGTGAATGGCGCGCGGGATCTGTTGCTTGGCCGCAGCCTCAGCTGA